A stretch of the Candidatus Auribacterota bacterium genome encodes the following:
- a CDS encoding methyltransferase domain-containing protein, which translates to MNTRDHLSWYCDEHTSSELYSRRFKGRIGSLIIKRQNELLLLLLGDVRGKRVLDVGAGHGQLAGALLDAGAEVTAYGSSEGSLKKLAPLHVRSETGPLYPLPFRDREFDIVVSFRTFPHVSDWKLFLGELCRVSGEKISFDFVTKDIMNFFKPLLYRLKMKKEPGTRDYTLQKKADIRNAARECGFYWESSEGQFLLPLVAHRILKRPVLMPIEYLARASRITKLYGGPVIVLLQRA; encoded by the coding sequence ATGAACACCAGAGATCACCTCTCATGGTACTGTGATGAGCACACCTCAAGCGAACTCTACAGCCGGAGGTTCAAAGGCAGGATAGGCAGCCTCATCATCAAGCGACAGAACGAGTTGCTCCTTTTACTCCTTGGCGATGTCAGGGGAAAGAGAGTTCTGGATGTGGGGGCTGGGCATGGCCAGCTGGCGGGTGCGCTCCTCGATGCGGGCGCCGAGGTGACCGCCTATGGCAGCAGTGAAGGTTCTCTGAAAAAACTCGCGCCGCTCCATGTCAGATCCGAAACCGGCCCTCTCTATCCATTGCCTTTCAGGGATAGAGAGTTTGATATCGTGGTAAGTTTCCGCACCTTCCCCCATGTTTCCGACTGGAAGTTGTTCTTGGGTGAGCTCTGCCGCGTTTCCGGGGAGAAGATATCTTTTGACTTCGTCACAAAAGACATCATGAATTTTTTCAAGCCGCTCCTCTACCGCCTCAAGATGAAAAAAGAGCCCGGTACGAGAGACTACACGCTCCAGAAGAAAGCGGATATCCGGAATGCAGCCCGTGAGTGCGGCTTCTACTGGGAATCGAGCGAGGGGCAGTTCCTTTTGCCCCTGGTTGCGCACAGGATCCTGAAGCGCCCGGTGCTCATGCCGATCGAATACCTGGCAAGGGCGTCGCGAATCACGAAATTGTACGGCGGGCCTGTCATCGTCCTGCTGCAGAGGGCGTAG